Proteins found in one Pseudomonas marvdashtae genomic segment:
- a CDS encoding HPP family protein, with the protein MFSRWFPAAINTRPTEWSRAAIGMALGTMFSVWLCGQVFGLEVAQHLIGPLGASAVLLFAVSSGALAQPWSIFGGYLCASVLALLVAHVLDRTLGSACLAAGMALVLMCWLRCLHPPAGALAATLVLADPSIVALDWQALGAAMLAGCGLLAFALAYNNLTRVRYPKRASEPVAVIPADHPPIDRQAITAEDLKLALEEMEAFFDVTPEDLEQLIHTSERYAKRRSITEVLSGRG; encoded by the coding sequence ATGTTTTCTCGCTGGTTCCCCGCTGCCATCAATACCCGTCCCACCGAGTGGAGCCGCGCCGCCATCGGCATGGCCCTGGGAACAATGTTCAGTGTCTGGCTCTGTGGCCAAGTGTTCGGCCTGGAAGTGGCGCAACACCTGATCGGCCCACTCGGGGCCTCCGCAGTGCTGCTGTTTGCGGTCTCGTCGGGTGCCCTCGCCCAGCCTTGGTCAATATTCGGCGGTTATCTGTGCGCCTCCGTCCTGGCGTTGCTGGTGGCCCATGTGCTCGACCGCACGCTGGGCAGCGCTTGCCTGGCCGCCGGCATGGCGCTGGTGTTGATGTGCTGGCTGCGTTGCCTGCACCCTCCGGCGGGCGCGCTGGCGGCGACATTGGTGTTGGCCGATCCGTCCATCGTTGCGCTGGATTGGCAGGCGCTCGGTGCTGCGATGCTGGCTGGCTGCGGCCTGCTCGCGTTCGCATTGGCCTATAACAACCTCACCCGCGTGCGTTACCCCAAGCGTGCCAGCGAGCCGGTAGCGGTCATCCCGGCCGACCACCCGCCCATCGATCGCCAGGCCATTACCGCCGAAGACTTGAAACTGGCACTTGAGGAAATGGAAGCGTTTTTCGACGTAACCCCCGAAGATCTCGAGCAATTAATCCATACCAGCGAGCGTTATGCCAAGCGCCGCAGCATCACCGAGGTGCTGTCGGGTCGCGGTTGA
- a CDS encoding UDP-glucose dehydrogenase family protein has protein sequence MKISVFGSGYVGLVQAVVLAEVGHDVVCMDIDAQKIETLRQGQVSIYEPGLAALVREGLEAGRLHFTCDEQIAVEHGQVLFIAVGTPSRDDGSADLRQVLAVGEAVARYRIRPVVVVEKSTVPVGTGDVLRAHIDKCLLKAGRLLQFDIVSNPEFLKEGSAVADCRRPDRIVIGCEREDVRETMRELYAPFNRNHDRILFMDVRSAELTKYAANGMLATKISFINQIAELAEHLGADIESVRQGIGADSRIGYHFIYPGCGYGGSCFPKDMRALIHTAEQAHCSSDLLQAVETVNLRQKHKLFERINAFYNGDLRGKTFALWGLAFKPNTDDMRDAPSRTLLESLWAAGASVRAFDPEAMQQTQRLYPHESKLMLMGTPESVLAGADALIICTEWQSFKAPDFELIQQRLKAPVIFDGRNLYDPDRMADKGFTYFPMGRGQSRDLPIAQQAWFEASKRARASLHQNKCTQAALI, from the coding sequence ATGAAAATCAGCGTGTTCGGCAGTGGTTACGTTGGATTGGTGCAAGCCGTCGTGTTGGCCGAAGTGGGCCATGACGTGGTGTGCATGGACATCGATGCGCAGAAGATCGAAACCCTGCGCCAGGGCCAGGTCAGTATTTATGAGCCAGGGCTGGCGGCGCTGGTGCGCGAGGGGCTTGAAGCCGGACGCTTGCATTTCACTTGTGACGAACAGATCGCCGTGGAGCATGGCCAGGTGCTGTTCATCGCCGTCGGCACCCCTTCGCGCGACGACGGCTCGGCGGATCTGCGCCAAGTCCTGGCCGTCGGCGAAGCGGTCGCCCGTTATCGTATACGCCCCGTCGTGGTGGTGGAGAAATCCACCGTGCCGGTGGGCACCGGCGATGTCCTGAGGGCCCACATCGACAAATGCCTGCTCAAGGCCGGGCGTTTGCTGCAGTTCGATATCGTCTCCAACCCTGAGTTTCTCAAGGAAGGCTCGGCCGTCGCCGATTGCCGCCGCCCTGATCGCATCGTCATCGGTTGCGAGCGCGAGGACGTACGCGAAACCATGCGCGAACTGTACGCGCCGTTCAACCGCAACCACGACCGCATCCTGTTCATGGACGTACGCAGCGCCGAGCTGACCAAATATGCGGCCAACGGCATGCTGGCGACCAAGATCAGCTTCATCAACCAGATCGCCGAACTGGCCGAACACTTGGGCGCAGACATCGAGTCGGTGCGCCAGGGCATCGGCGCCGACTCACGCATTGGCTACCACTTCATTTATCCAGGGTGCGGGTACGGCGGGTCCTGCTTTCCCAAGGACATGCGCGCCCTGATCCACACCGCCGAGCAAGCGCATTGCTCCAGCGACCTGCTGCAAGCGGTGGAAACCGTCAACCTGCGCCAGAAACACAAGCTGTTCGAACGCATCAACGCGTTCTATAACGGCGATCTGCGGGGCAAGACCTTTGCGCTGTGGGGCCTGGCCTTCAAACCCAACACCGATGACATGCGCGACGCCCCCAGCCGCACGCTCCTGGAGTCGTTGTGGGCCGCCGGGGCCAGCGTCCGCGCCTTTGACCCGGAAGCCATGCAACAGACCCAAAGGCTTTATCCCCATGAATCGAAGCTGATGCTCATGGGCACGCCGGAATCGGTCTTGGCAGGGGCCGACGCGCTGATCATCTGCACCGAATGGCAGTCGTTCAAGGCGCCGGATTTCGAACTGATCCAGCAACGACTCAAGGCGCCGGTGATTTTTGACGGACGAAACCTCTACGATCCGGATCGCATGGCCGACAAAGGCTTTACCTATTTCCCGATGGGCCGAGGACAATCGCGGGACTTGCCCATCGCCCAGCAGGCATGGTTTGAGGCGTCCAAGCGCGCACGAGCCTCCTTACATCAAAATAAGTGCACTCAAGCAGCATTAATATGA
- a CDS encoding LysR family transcriptional regulator, which translates to MNIKFLETFVWVARLKSFRLTAEKLFTTQASISSRIAALEDEMGVRLFVRDSKGVSLTSEGQRVLEYAERIMDTMQSMKAVIKDPRQVRGRIRIGAMDTVIHTWLSPLVTRLMERYPALEIELTADTASNLCSQLEKGYQDIIFQTDILRLDSVRNTLLTRYPMHWVARTGSVYDRHYASLEDLSQERVVTFSRNSRPHQDLLNMLHSANVVSPRINCVNSASAITRLVRDGFGIGAMPAALVVGELSQGTLTLVDGVPLPSVMDIVASWRTGAGMERVEDIVSLTRDVVDEFVAQLPAQYRLHEG; encoded by the coding sequence GTGAATATCAAGTTTCTCGAAACCTTCGTCTGGGTCGCCCGCCTCAAGAGTTTTCGCCTGACGGCGGAAAAATTGTTCACCACCCAGGCCTCCATTTCCAGCCGGATCGCGGCCCTGGAAGATGAAATGGGCGTGCGCCTGTTCGTGCGCGATTCCAAAGGTGTCTCGCTCACCTCCGAAGGCCAGCGGGTGCTGGAATACGCCGAGCGCATCATGGACACCATGCAGAGCATGAAAGCGGTGATCAAGGACCCGCGGCAAGTGCGCGGGCGGATCCGCATCGGCGCAATGGACACGGTGATCCACACCTGGCTCAGTCCCTTGGTGACGCGGCTGATGGAGCGCTACCCGGCGCTTGAAATCGAACTGACCGCCGATACCGCGAGCAACCTCTGCTCGCAGCTGGAAAAAGGCTACCAGGACATCATTTTCCAGACCGACATCCTGCGTTTGGACAGCGTGCGCAACACCCTCCTGACACGCTATCCCATGCATTGGGTGGCGCGTACCGGCTCCGTGTATGACCGGCACTACGCTTCGCTGGAGGATCTGTCCCAGGAACGCGTCGTGACGTTTTCGCGCAACTCACGGCCGCACCAGGACCTTCTCAACATGCTGCACTCAGCCAACGTCGTCTCGCCGCGTATCAACTGCGTGAACTCGGCATCGGCCATTACCCGCCTGGTTCGCGATGGATTTGGTATCGGCGCCATGCCTGCGGCGTTGGTGGTGGGCGAGCTGAGCCAAGGCACCTTGACCTTGGTAGACGGTGTGCCGCTGCCGTCGGTGATGGATATCGTTGCCAGCTGGCGCACTGGCGCCGGCATGGAGCGGGTTGAAGACATCGTCAGCCTGACGCGGGACGTGGTCGATGAATTCGTCGCGCAACTGCCGGCGCAATACCGTCTGCACGAAGGTTAG